The proteins below come from a single Polymorphobacter fuscus genomic window:
- a CDS encoding penicillin acylase family protein, producing MKILLIAAMIAAAAAPATAAAPDMARWQAQAARVTIRRDDWGIAHVHGRTDADAVFGMIYAQAEDDFNRVETNFINAQGRLAEAEGEAAIWRDLRMKLFITPEALKADYARSPAWLKDLMVAWADALNFYLATHPQVKPRVITHFEPWMALSFSEGSIGGDIESVSLGQLEAFYGQKPVAPSAVETGARRPEPLGSNGFAIAPSHSRDGHALLLINPHTSFFFRSEAKVESDAGLNVYGAATWGQFFTYQGFNATAGWMHTTSGADAVDEYVETTRTVAGRTEYRFGTEWRPMTLVEVTVPYRDAAGVLQSRRFTTFRTVHGPVVRAADGKWISVALMNKPLAALEQSFLRTKAADLAGFLKVAERKANSSNNTIFASAKGEIAYLHPQFMPRRDDRFDYSRPVDGSDPATAWQGEHALSELPQVLTPKNGWVTNTNNWPWHAAGADSPSAAAFPRYMDKAGENPRGPNAVRVLSARRDFTVDSLLAAAYDSYLTGFASLVPTLVAAYDRLPAADPQRAALAAPIAALRGWDYRSSETSVPMALATFWGESLVARFGAAARQDDEALVPFLVARPSDADRLDAFAEATERLTRDFGTWDTPWGQINRFQRLTGDLVQPFDDSKPSLPIGFSSSQWGSLPAFGARPWPGTKRWYGTYGNSFVAVVEFGPAVSARAISAGGQSGDPASPHFNDQAERYRSHDFRRVYFTDAALKGHVERSYRPGE from the coding sequence ATGAAAATCCTCCTCATCGCCGCCATGATCGCCGCGGCCGCCGCCCCCGCAACCGCCGCCGCCCCCGACATGGCACGCTGGCAGGCGCAGGCGGCGCGGGTGACGATCCGGCGCGACGATTGGGGCATCGCCCATGTCCATGGGCGCACCGACGCCGATGCGGTGTTCGGCATGATCTATGCGCAGGCGGAGGACGACTTCAACCGCGTCGAGACCAACTTCATCAACGCCCAGGGCCGGCTCGCCGAGGCCGAGGGCGAAGCTGCGATCTGGCGCGATCTGCGGATGAAATTGTTCATCACCCCCGAAGCGCTCAAGGCCGATTATGCCCGCAGCCCGGCGTGGCTGAAGGACCTGATGGTCGCCTGGGCCGATGCCCTCAACTTCTACCTCGCCACCCACCCGCAGGTGAAGCCGCGCGTCATCACGCATTTCGAGCCGTGGATGGCGTTGAGTTTTTCGGAAGGCAGCATCGGCGGCGACATCGAAAGCGTGTCGCTGGGCCAACTCGAGGCCTTTTACGGGCAGAAGCCGGTGGCGCCGTCCGCCGTCGAAACCGGGGCGCGGCGCCCGGAGCCTTTGGGCTCCAACGGCTTTGCCATCGCTCCGTCGCACAGCCGGGACGGCCACGCCCTGCTGCTGATCAACCCGCACACCAGCTTCTTTTTCCGTTCCGAAGCCAAGGTCGAAAGCGATGCCGGCCTCAACGTCTATGGCGCCGCGACCTGGGGGCAGTTCTTCACCTATCAGGGCTTCAACGCCACCGCCGGCTGGATGCACACCACCTCGGGCGCCGACGCCGTCGACGAATATGTCGAAACCACCCGCACCGTCGCCGGCCGCACCGAATATCGCTTCGGCACCGAATGGCGGCCGATGACCTTGGTCGAAGTGACGGTGCCGTATCGCGACGCCGCCGGCGTGCTGCAGTCGCGCCGCTTCACCACCTTTCGCACCGTCCATGGCCCGGTGGTACGCGCCGCCGATGGCAAGTGGATCAGCGTCGCCTTGATGAACAAGCCGCTCGCGGCGCTCGAGCAGAGTTTCCTGCGCACCAAGGCCGCCGACCTCGCCGGTTTCCTGAAGGTCGCCGAGCGCAAGGCCAATTCATCGAACAACACGATCTTTGCGTCGGCGAAGGGGGAGATCGCCTATCTCCACCCGCAGTTCATGCCGCGCCGCGATGACCGCTTCGATTACAGCCGCCCCGTCGACGGCAGCGACCCGGCGACGGCGTGGCAGGGCGAACATGCGCTGTCGGAACTGCCGCAGGTGCTGACGCCGAAAAACGGCTGGGTGACCAACACCAACAACTGGCCGTGGCACGCTGCCGGCGCCGACAGCCCCAGCGCCGCCGCCTTTCCGCGGTACATGGACAAGGCCGGCGAAAATCCGCGCGGGCCCAACGCCGTGCGGGTGTTGTCGGCGCGCCGCGACTTCACCGTCGATAGCCTGCTCGCCGCCGCCTATGACAGCTATCTGACCGGCTTCGCCAGCCTGGTGCCCACGCTGGTCGCGGCCTATGACCGGCTGCCCGCCGCCGACCCGCAGCGCGCCGCGCTGGCCGCCCCGATCGCGGCGCTGCGGGGTTGGGACTACCGATCGTCCGAAACGTCGGTGCCGATGGCGCTGGCGACCTTCTGGGGCGAATCGCTGGTCGCGCGCTTCGGCGCCGCGGCCAGGCAGGACGACGAAGCGCTGGTGCCGTTCCTGGTCGCCCGGCCCAGCGACGCCGACCGGCTCGACGCCTTTGCCGAAGCGACCGAGCGGCTGACCCGGGATTTCGGCACATGGGACACGCCCTGGGGGCAGATCAACCGCTTCCAGCGGCTGACCGGCGACCTGGTACAACCGTTCGACGACAGCAAGCCGAGCCTGCCGATCGGCTTTTCCTCGTCGCAATGGGGGTCGCTGCCGGCGTTCGGCGCGCGGCCCTGGCCGGGCACGAAGCGCTGGTACGGCACCTATGGCAACAGCTTCGTCGCGGTGGTCGAATTCGGCCCTGCGGTGTCGGCGCGGGCGATTTCGGCGGGCGGCCAGAGCGGCGACCCCGCCTCCCCCCATTTCAACGACCAGGCCGAACGCTATCGCAGCCATGATTTTCGCCGCGTCTATTTCACTGATGCCGCGTTGAAGGGCCATGTCGAGCGCAGCTACCGGCCGGGGGAATAA
- a CDS encoding HPr family phosphocarrier protein — MTAGGEAPSGPVAGPVTVPITNKRGLHARASAKFVTLASSFDAEVTVSHDGSSVTGTSIMGLMMLAAGIGESIQISAAGPDAEAAVAKLAGLVMDKFGED, encoded by the coding sequence TTGACCGCCGGTGGCGAAGCGCCTTCCGGCCCCGTTGCCGGGCCAGTCACCGTTCCGATCACCAACAAGCGCGGCCTCCATGCCCGCGCCAGCGCCAAGTTCGTGACGCTGGCGAGCAGCTTCGATGCCGAAGTGACGGTCAGCCATGATGGCAGCAGCGTCACCGGCACCTCGATCATGGGGCTGATGATGCTCGCCGCCGGCATCGGCGAATCGATCCAGATTTCGGCCGCCGGGCCCGATGCCGAAGCCGCGGTGGCGAAGCTGGCCGGGCTGGTGATGGACAAGTTCGGGGAAGATTGA
- a CDS encoding phosphoenolpyruvate carboxykinase: protein MPATPTSSAPVSSHGLDAQGYATPATLHWNLGTAPLIELAVTRQEGLLSKDGALVVETGRHTGRSANDKFIVRDSATDGVIWWDKNKSITPDQFAAIKADFQAALAAKDTLFVQDLFGGSQPEHRVKVRVITEYAWHSLFIRTMLVRPELSALADFLPDYTIIDLPSFRADPARHGCRSETIVAVDFTGKTVLIGGTAYAGEMKKSVFSILNYLLPLEGVMPMHCSANIGPDGDTAVFFGLSGTGKTTLSADAARTLIGDDEHGWSDTAVFNFEGGCYAKMIRLSAEAEPEIYATTKRFGTVLENVVIDPVTRVIDLDDARLAENSRASYPIDFIPNASDHNLGPVPRNIVMLTADAFGILPPISKLTPDQAMYHFLSGYTARVAGTEIGVTEPEATFSTCFGAPFMPRHPSVYGNLLKERIARGGVDVWLVNTGWTGGGAGTGGTGTRMPIKATRALLNAALDGSLKTGTFRTDPNFGFQVPVAVPGVDSKILNPRDTWADGAAYDAKAKALVGMFIANFAQFADHVDAGVMESAPKAA from the coding sequence GTGCCAGCAACCCCCACTTCCTCCGCCCCGGTTTCGTCGCATGGCCTCGATGCCCAGGGCTATGCGACGCCGGCCACGCTCCACTGGAATCTCGGCACGGCGCCGTTGATCGAACTGGCGGTGACGCGGCAGGAGGGCCTGTTGTCGAAGGACGGCGCCCTTGTCGTCGAAACCGGCCGGCACACCGGCCGCAGCGCCAATGACAAGTTCATCGTGCGTGACTCGGCGACCGACGGCGTCATCTGGTGGGACAAGAACAAGTCGATCACGCCCGACCAGTTCGCCGCCATCAAGGCGGATTTCCAGGCGGCGCTGGCGGCGAAGGACACGCTGTTCGTCCAGGACCTGTTCGGCGGGTCGCAGCCCGAACACCGCGTCAAGGTGCGCGTCATCACCGAATATGCCTGGCACAGCCTGTTCATCCGCACGATGCTGGTGCGGCCCGAACTTTCGGCGCTCGCCGACTTCCTGCCCGATTACACGATCATCGACCTGCCGAGCTTCCGCGCCGACCCGGCGCGCCACGGCTGCCGCAGCGAAACCATCGTCGCGGTCGATTTCACCGGCAAGACCGTCCTCATCGGCGGCACCGCCTATGCCGGCGAAATGAAGAAGAGCGTGTTTTCCATCCTCAACTATCTGCTGCCGCTGGAAGGCGTCATGCCGATGCATTGTTCGGCCAATATCGGCCCTGATGGCGACACGGCGGTGTTCTTCGGCCTGTCGGGCACCGGCAAGACGACGCTGAGCGCCGATGCCGCGCGCACGCTGATCGGCGATGACGAACATGGCTGGTCGGACACCGCGGTCTTCAACTTCGAAGGCGGCTGCTATGCCAAGATGATCCGGCTGTCGGCCGAAGCCGAACCGGAAATCTATGCGACGACGAAGCGCTTCGGTACCGTGCTCGAAAATGTCGTCATCGACCCCGTAACGCGCGTGATCGACCTCGACGATGCGCGGCTGGCCGAAAACAGCCGGGCATCCTATCCGATCGACTTCATCCCCAACGCCAGCGACCATAATCTGGGCCCGGTGCCGCGCAACATCGTCATGCTGACCGCCGACGCCTTCGGCATCCTGCCGCCGATCAGCAAGCTGACGCCCGACCAGGCGATGTATCACTTCCTGTCGGGCTATACCGCCCGCGTCGCCGGCACCGAAATCGGCGTGACCGAACCCGAGGCGACGTTTTCGACATGCTTCGGCGCACCGTTCATGCCGCGCCATCCGTCGGTCTATGGCAATCTGCTGAAGGAACGCATCGCCCGGGGCGGCGTCGATGTCTGGCTGGTCAACACCGGCTGGACCGGCGGCGGCGCCGGCACCGGCGGGACGGGCACGCGCATGCCGATCAAGGCGACACGGGCGCTGCTCAACGCGGCGCTCGACGGCTCGCTGAAAACCGGGACGTTCCGCACCGATCCCAATTTCGGTTTCCAGGTGCCGGTCGCAGTGCCCGGCGTCGATTCGAAGATCCTCAACCCGCGCGACACCTGGGCCGACGGCGCTGCCTATGACGCCAAGGCCAAGGCGCTGGTCGGCATGTTCATCGCCAATTTTGCCCAGTTTGCCGATCATGTCGATGCCGGCGTCATGGAAAGCGCGCCCAAGGCGGCCTGA
- a CDS encoding TonB-dependent receptor, with the protein MTLWQTLHTGAAIAALAAAPALAQEAAVAAPPVPPIPDIIVTAEHRADPAQQVPIALTVLTGDMLSARSLATPLAVAGMVPNMFASSAIGAASANDYTLRGLGQGATDPNFSPAVGTFVDDIYLSPVAGTNFQFFDIGRIAVLRGPQGTLYGRNTSAGAVTVAIDRPSDVLGGYGEFAYGAFNRLAGRASLNLPLSTGVALKLSGYFQDDRGYVHNTTTGERLNDSDAAGIRGALQLKLTDTLRWNLAGTYMRNDGDNLANSVCDPNAPTRCDARFAATGRLVRPPLLATTPLLPLGNRLDTQLYTSHIDWASDAIAISAITGFVTSRQRLAIDLTDGRAMPNAAVPFPVVNPVATGVTPVTRVGRHNQFSQELRLTGSLLDGRVDYIAGLLYLDSSDTSDLGYAIVDNGVIDKAGYLQVDINATDRIKLTGGVRYTDEETTFAITDARASCQPAAACFDTANLVGGPTTRKTKQWTPRFVASWRATDAVMAYASASRGFRSGGRDARVPQVAGILPFAPETSWSYEGGIKADAFGGRVRANLAAFWMVTRNAQAPLLTGGVPVAQFAGVPVLQNIPGYRNRGVELEVTAVPVTGLNLRASIGYQNARYTTDGATAVAQQQQLCRGELAAGKVPLAPPAGTLISVPGPGPGGRVPVIAFPAAGNCAAGIIDANGDVATPARTPDVTLGLGGAYDWAIPAAGIILTPSVDARYIGAFEAGTANATLFTGSVASPLGGSYPANPFGGDVITGSRNAAVWQVAAALTLRTDDNNWTLALECANCLDTAYTQSVAGTVRYLNPPRTWQVRARRVF; encoded by the coding sequence ATGACCTTGTGGCAAACTCTACACACCGGCGCGGCCATCGCCGCGCTGGCGGCCGCCCCGGCGCTGGCGCAGGAGGCGGCCGTCGCCGCGCCGCCGGTGCCGCCCATCCCCGACATCATCGTCACCGCCGAACATCGCGCCGACCCGGCGCAGCAGGTGCCGATCGCGCTGACCGTGCTGACCGGCGACATGCTGTCGGCGCGCAGCCTGGCGACGCCGCTGGCGGTGGCCGGCATGGTCCCCAACATGTTCGCGTCGAGCGCCATCGGTGCTGCCTCGGCGAACGACTATACGCTGCGCGGGCTGGGGCAGGGCGCCACCGACCCCAATTTCAGCCCGGCGGTCGGCACCTTCGTCGACGATATCTACCTCAGCCCGGTTGCCGGCACCAATTTCCAGTTCTTCGACATCGGCCGCATCGCGGTGCTGCGCGGGCCGCAGGGCACGCTCTATGGCCGCAACACCAGCGCCGGCGCCGTGACCGTCGCCATCGACCGTCCGTCGGACGTGCTCGGCGGCTATGGCGAGTTCGCCTATGGCGCGTTCAACCGCCTTGCCGGACGTGCCTCGCTCAACCTGCCGTTGTCCACGGGCGTCGCGTTGAAGCTGTCGGGCTATTTCCAGGACGACCGCGGCTATGTCCACAACACCACCACCGGCGAACGGCTCAACGACAGCGATGCCGCCGGCATCCGCGGCGCGCTGCAGCTGAAGCTGACCGACACGCTGCGCTGGAATTTGGCGGGCACCTATATGCGCAACGATGGCGACAACCTCGCCAACAGCGTCTGCGACCCCAATGCGCCGACCAGGTGCGACGCGCGCTTCGCCGCCACCGGGCGGCTGGTGCGGCCGCCGCTGCTGGCGACAACACCACTGCTGCCGCTCGGCAACCGGCTCGACACCCAGCTCTACACCTCGCATATCGACTGGGCGAGCGACGCCATCGCCATCAGCGCGATCACCGGCTTCGTCACCAGCCGGCAGCGCCTCGCCATCGACCTGACCGATGGCCGTGCCATGCCGAACGCCGCGGTGCCGTTCCCGGTGGTCAACCCGGTGGCAACCGGCGTGACGCCGGTCACCCGCGTCGGCCGGCACAACCAGTTCTCGCAGGAATTGCGGCTGACCGGATCGCTGCTCGACGGCCGCGTCGATTATATCGCCGGGCTGCTGTACCTCGACAGCAGCGACACCAGCGACCTCGGCTATGCGATCGTCGACAATGGCGTCATCGACAAGGCCGGCTACCTCCAGGTCGACATCAACGCCACCGACCGGATCAAGCTGACTGGCGGCGTGCGCTACACCGATGAGGAAACGACCTTCGCGATCACCGATGCCCGCGCCTCGTGCCAGCCGGCGGCGGCGTGTTTCGACACCGCCAATCTGGTCGGTGGCCCGACGACGCGCAAGACGAAGCAGTGGACGCCGCGCTTCGTCGCCAGCTGGCGCGCCACCGACGCGGTCATGGCCTATGCCAGTGCGTCGCGCGGCTTCCGTTCGGGCGGCCGGGACGCACGCGTTCCGCAAGTTGCCGGCATCCTGCCGTTCGCGCCCGAGACCAGCTGGAGCTACGAAGGCGGCATCAAGGCCGATGCCTTTGGCGGCCGGGTACGCGCCAATCTGGCAGCCTTCTGGATGGTGACGCGCAACGCCCAGGCGCCGCTGCTGACCGGCGGCGTGCCGGTGGCGCAGTTCGCCGGCGTGCCCGTGCTGCAGAATATCCCCGGCTATCGCAACCGCGGCGTCGAGCTCGAAGTGACGGCAGTCCCGGTCACCGGGCTCAATCTGCGCGCCAGCATCGGTTACCAGAACGCCCGCTACACGACCGATGGCGCGACAGCGGTCGCGCAGCAGCAGCAGCTGTGTCGCGGCGAACTGGCAGCCGGCAAGGTTCCGCTGGCACCGCCCGCCGGGACGCTGATTTCGGTCCCCGGCCCGGGGCCGGGGGGCCGCGTGCCTGTCATTGCATTTCCCGCAGCCGGCAATTGTGCAGCGGGCATCATCGATGCCAATGGCGATGTGGCGACCCCGGCGCGCACCCCCGATGTCACCCTGGGCCTTGGCGGCGCCTATGACTGGGCGATCCCCGCCGCCGGTATCATCCTGACGCCGTCGGTCGACGCGCGCTACATCGGGGCGTTCGAAGCCGGTACCGCCAATGCGACCCTGTTCACCGGCAGCGTCGCCTCGCCGCTGGGCGGCAGCTATCCGGCCAATCCGTTCGGCGGCGATGTCATCACCGGGTCGCGCAACGCGGCGGTGTGGCAGGTGGCGGCGGCGCTGACGCTGCGCACCGACGACAACAACTGGACGCTGGCGCTGGAGTGCGCCAACTGCCTCGACACGGCGTACACCCAGTCGGTGGCGGGCACGGTGCGCTACCTCAATCCGCCGCGGACCTGGCAGGTGCGGGCGCGCCGGGTGTTCTGA
- a CDS encoding PTS sugar transporter subunit IIA: MIGLILVTHGDLAREFLAATEHVVGKQDRVVAICIGADEDMELRRKDIEAAIKATDEGQGVIMLTDMFGGTPSNLAISLMAPNVEVIAGVNLPMLIKLASVRKTMKVAAAVEAAQEAGRKYIAVASKMLGEAA; this comes from the coding sequence ATGATCGGGCTGATTCTTGTCACGCACGGCGACCTTGCCAGGGAATTCCTGGCGGCGACCGAACATGTTGTCGGCAAGCAGGACCGTGTCGTCGCCATCTGCATCGGCGCCGACGAGGACATGGAGCTTCGCCGCAAGGACATCGAGGCCGCGATCAAGGCGACCGACGAGGGCCAGGGCGTCATCATGTTGACCGACATGTTCGGCGGCACGCCGTCGAACCTGGCGATTTCGCTGATGGCGCCGAATGTCGAAGTCATCGCCGGCGTCAATCTGCCGATGCTGATCAAGCTGGCGTCGGTGCGCAAGACGATGAAGGTCGCCGCCGCCGTGGAAGCGGCGCAGGAGGCGGGGCGCAAATATATCGCCGTCGCGTCGAAGATGCTGGGCGAAGCCGCTTGA
- the rapZ gene encoding RNase adapter RapZ encodes MTPTVHATAVALDGRAVLLLGPSGAGKSDLALRLIDRGWRLVADDRVVLTVRDGALWASAPAPIAGLIEVRGVGIVAEPALREARVALVIDLAGTPERLPEAASRDFGGIAIPCAMLSPRDESAPLKVERALQARVPAVKAPVPAAPALPAETPPILIVSGMSGAGKSSTLKALEDLDYEAVDNLPLDMVDSLFNSAEGGDGPPRPLAFGIDTRTRAFDAEALVVRLRTLRAEGVDIRLLYLDCSDDELTRRFSETRRRHPLAADRPAADGIGRERTLTAPLRRWADMVIDTTGLSVADLRRRIAEQLGRSADGGLTVTIESFGFAAGLPRDADLVFDMRFLANPHWDVALRPLTGEDPAVAAYVAADPAFAPAVDRIADLLLTLLPRYGAEGKAYLTIAVGCTGGRHRSVAVACELHDRLTAAGHAPLLVHRDVASNGNDAAILTAAPLTGQGSAT; translated from the coding sequence ATGACACCGACCGTCCATGCCACCGCCGTCGCGCTGGACGGCCGCGCCGTGCTGCTGCTGGGGCCGTCGGGAGCGGGCAAGTCCGACCTGGCGCTGCGGCTGATCGACCGCGGCTGGCGGCTGGTGGCCGACGACCGGGTGGTGCTGACGGTGCGCGATGGCGCGCTCTGGGCCTCGGCGCCGGCGCCGATCGCCGGGCTGATCGAAGTCCGCGGTGTCGGCATCGTCGCCGAGCCGGCGCTGCGCGAAGCCCGGGTGGCGCTCGTCATCGATCTTGCCGGAACCCCGGAGCGGCTGCCGGAGGCGGCATCGCGCGACTTCGGCGGCATCGCCATTCCCTGTGCCATGCTGTCGCCCCGGGACGAATCGGCGCCGCTGAAGGTCGAGCGGGCTTTGCAGGCGCGCGTGCCGGCCGTAAAAGCCCCTGTGCCCGCCGCGCCCGCCCTTCCCGCCGAAACCCCGCCGATCCTGATCGTCAGCGGCATGTCGGGGGCCGGCAAGTCCTCGACGCTGAAAGCGCTCGAAGACCTGGATTATGAAGCTGTCGACAATCTGCCGCTCGACATGGTCGACAGCCTGTTCAACTCGGCGGAAGGCGGGGACGGCCCGCCGCGTCCGCTGGCGTTCGGTATCGACACCCGCACCCGCGCGTTCGACGCCGAGGCGCTGGTGGTGCGGCTGCGCACGCTGCGCGCCGAAGGGGTCGATATACGGTTGCTCTACCTCGATTGTTCGGACGACGAACTGACCCGGCGCTTTTCCGAAACCCGTCGCCGCCACCCGCTCGCCGCCGACCGGCCGGCGGCCGATGGCATCGGCCGCGAACGCACGCTGACGGCGCCGCTGCGGCGCTGGGCCGACATGGTCATCGACACCACCGGGCTGTCGGTCGCCGACCTGCGCCGCCGCATCGCCGAACAGCTGGGGCGGTCGGCGGACGGCGGGTTGACCGTCACCATCGAATCCTTCGGCTTTGCCGCCGGCCTGCCGCGCGACGCCGACCTGGTGTTCGACATGCGCTTCCTCGCCAACCCCCATTGGGACGTCGCGCTGCGCCCGTTGACCGGGGAGGACCCGGCCGTGGCCGCCTATGTCGCCGCCGACCCGGCCTTTGCCCCGGCGGTCGACCGCATCGCCGACCTGCTGCTGACCCTGCTTCCGCGCTATGGGGCGGAGGGCAAGGCCTATCTGACCATCGCGGTGGGGTGCACCGGCGGCCGCCACCGCAGTGTCGCCGTAGCGTGCGAACTTCACGACCGGTTGACGGCGGCGGGCCATGCCCCGCTGCTCGTCCACCGTGATGTCGCCAGCAATGGCAATGATGCCGCCATATTGACAGCGGCCCCTTTGACGGGTCAGGGCAGCGCGACATGA
- a CDS encoding MFS transporter, with translation MTAPPPAPKAAPKAASTRRILGASLVGTAVEFYDFYIYATAASLVFGPLFFPSDNASAQLLAAYASFAVAFVARPIGALVFGHYGDRIGRKSTLVASLLVMGGSTLAIAFLPTYASVGWFAPLLLCALRFGQGFGLGGEWGGAALLAVENAPPGWRGRFGIFPQLGAPVGFIAANGLFLLLGLTLTDADFQAWGWRLPFLFSALLVAVGLWVRLKLTETPAFAAMAEKGPPPGVPIAELLRDHWRATLGGTLGVIACFALFYLSTAFALGFGTTRLGYARETFLSVELGAILFLAVGILLSGWLSDRFDPRRVLIGGCVAGIGVGLLLAPMLGSGSLAVVAAFLALALFTMGFVYGPLGAWLPGLFPARVRYTGASMAFNLGGILGGGLAPIAAQALSEWGGLQPVGWYLAAACAASLGALLALKRSAHLDGDLPSR, from the coding sequence ATGACCGCGCCGCCGCCCGCCCCGAAAGCCGCCCCGAAAGCCGCCTCGACCCGGCGCATCCTCGGCGCCAGCCTCGTCGGCACCGCGGTCGAATTCTATGATTTCTACATCTATGCAACGGCGGCGAGCCTGGTGTTCGGGCCGCTGTTCTTCCCGTCGGACAATGCCTCGGCGCAGTTGCTGGCGGCCTATGCCAGCTTTGCCGTGGCGTTCGTCGCGCGGCCGATCGGGGCGCTGGTGTTCGGCCATTACGGCGACCGCATCGGCCGCAAGTCGACGCTGGTCGCCAGCCTGCTGGTGATGGGCGGGTCGACGCTCGCCATCGCCTTCCTGCCGACCTATGCCAGCGTCGGCTGGTTCGCGCCGCTGCTGCTGTGTGCGCTGCGCTTCGGCCAGGGCTTCGGCCTTGGCGGCGAATGGGGCGGCGCCGCGCTGCTGGCGGTGGAAAATGCGCCGCCGGGCTGGCGCGGCCGGTTCGGCATTTTCCCGCAGCTCGGCGCACCGGTCGGCTTCATCGCCGCCAATGGCCTGTTCCTGCTGCTCGGGCTGACGCTGACTGACGCCGATTTCCAGGCCTGGGGCTGGCGCCTGCCGTTCCTGTTCAGCGCGCTGCTGGTCGCCGTCGGCCTGTGGGTGCGGCTGAAGCTGACCGAAACCCCGGCGTTCGCGGCAATGGCCGAAAAAGGCCCTCCGCCCGGCGTGCCGATCGCTGAACTGCTGCGCGACCATTGGCGGGCGACGCTGGGCGGCACCCTGGGCGTCATCGCCTGTTTCGCGCTCTTCTACCTGTCGACGGCGTTCGCCCTGGGGTTCGGCACCACCCGGCTCGGCTATGCGCGCGAAACCTTTCTGTCGGTGGAGCTGGGGGCGATCCTGTTCCTGGCCGTCGGCATCCTGCTGTCAGGCTGGTTGTCCGACCGGTTCGACCCGCGCCGCGTGCTGATCGGCGGCTGCGTCGCCGGGATCGGCGTCGGGCTGCTGCTGGCGCCGATGCTGGGCAGCGGGTCCCTCGCCGTCGTCGCCGCCTTTCTGGCGCTGGCGCTGTTCACCATGGGCTTTGTCTATGGCCCGCTCGGCGCCTGGCTGCCCGGGCTGTTTCCGGCGCGGGTGCGCTATACCGGTGCGTCGATGGCCTTCAACCTCGGCGGCATCTTGGGGGGCGGGCTGGCGCCGATCGCGGCGCAGGCGCTGTCCGAATGGGGCGGGCTGCAGCCGGTCGGCTGGTATCTGGCCGCCGCCTGCGCCGCCAGCCTTGGCGCGCTGCTGGCGCTGAAACGATCGGCGCATCTCGACGGCGACCTGCCGAGCCGATAG
- a CDS encoding CsbD family protein, which yields MGELTDKAKGLGNEIAGKAKEGLGKATDNEKLRQEGNAQQVKGEAQKISGDVKGAFGDKV from the coding sequence ATGGGTGAACTGACCGACAAGGCCAAGGGCCTCGGCAACGAAATCGCCGGCAAGGCCAAGGAAGGCCTCGGCAAGGCGACCGACAACGAGAAGCTGCGCCAGGAAGGCAATGCCCAGCAGGTCAAGGGCGAAGCCCAGAAGATCTCGGGCGACGTCAAGGGCGCGTTCGGCGACAAGGTCTGA
- the pdeM gene encoding ligase-associated DNA damage response endonuclease PdeM, whose amino-acid sequence MDVALSFGGETLQPLPCGGLYWPAQSTLIVADLHFEKSSAFARRGWLLPPYDSAETLRLLIDALEATGAARVICLGDSFHDRGGPDRLPAGPRAALQALAASLDWLWITGNHDDSAGASLGGRVMAEARIGGLTLRHEADPADGVPELSGHFHPKVAVRIRGRRITRRAFAMSATKMILPAYGAYAGGLDIADPAITGVMRGPVTAVLAEGGRLLRFPVWTPPGGAVAAA is encoded by the coding sequence ATGGATGTTGCCCTTTCGTTCGGCGGCGAGACCTTGCAGCCGCTGCCCTGTGGCGGCCTGTACTGGCCGGCGCAATCGACGCTGATCGTCGCCGACCTGCATTTCGAAAAGTCGAGCGCCTTTGCCCGCCGGGGCTGGCTGTTGCCGCCGTACGACAGTGCCGAGACGCTGCGCCTGTTGATCGACGCGCTGGAGGCCACCGGCGCCGCCCGGGTCATCTGCCTCGGCGACAGCTTCCACGACAGGGGCGGACCGGACCGGTTGCCGGCAGGGCCGCGCGCGGCGCTGCAGGCACTCGCTGCCAGCCTCGACTGGCTGTGGATCACCGGCAACCATGACGACAGCGCCGGCGCCAGCCTGGGCGGCCGGGTGATGGCCGAGGCGCGGATCGGCGGGCTGACCCTGCGCCACGAGGCCGACCCGGCCGACGGCGTTCCCGAATTGTCGGGCCATTTCCACCCCAAGGTGGCGGTGCGCATCCGCGGCCGCCGCATCACGCGCCGCGCCTTCGCGATGTCGGCGACCAAGATGATCCTGCCCGCCTATGGCGCCTATGCCGGCGGGCTCGACATTGCCGACCCGGCGATCACCGGCGTCATGCGCGGGCCGGTGACCGCCGTGCTCGCCGAAGGCGGCCGGCTGCTGCGGTTCCCGGTCTGGACGCCGCCGGGCGGGGCCGTCGCCGCCGCCTGA